A genomic segment from Gilvibacter sp. SZ-19 encodes:
- a CDS encoding gamma carbonic anhydrase family protein, with the protein MHILPVRGIHPQIPEDCFIAPNATIVGEVTMGPRCSVWFNAVIRGDVHFIKIGEQVNIQDGAVIHATYKKSPTTIGNNVSIGHNAIVHGCTIHDNVLVGMGSIIMDDCVVESGSIIAAGAVLTKNTHVPAGSIYAGTPAKKIKSVSAELSAGEIDRIANNYVKYASWFKDPDQKSL; encoded by the coding sequence ATGCATATTCTACCTGTACGCGGTATACATCCGCAGATCCCTGAAGACTGTTTTATAGCCCCAAATGCAACTATAGTCGGGGAAGTGACAATGGGTCCACGTTGTAGTGTGTGGTTCAATGCAGTGATAAGAGGAGACGTTCATTTTATCAAAATAGGGGAGCAGGTCAATATTCAAGACGGAGCTGTTATCCACGCCACTTATAAAAAGTCCCCAACCACTATTGGAAACAATGTTTCCATAGGACACAACGCCATTGTACACGGTTGCACCATACACGATAATGTACTTGTTGGGATGGGTAGTATTATCATGGACGATTGCGTGGTCGAGTCTGGAAGTATCATTGCTGCGGGAGCTGTCCTGACCAAGAATACACATGTTCCTGCGGGTAGTATCTATGCCGGAACACCTGCCAAAAAGATCAAATCGGTCAGTGCTGAACTTTCTGCGGGAGAGATAGACCGAATTGCCAACAATTATGTGAAATACGCCTCTTGGTTTAAAGATCCGGATCAGAAATCCTTATAA
- a CDS encoding LytTR family DNA-binding domain-containing protein, with translation MTLKAIIVEDEETSREILRNYLKKYCPTVELVGEAAGIDEGLTLIRNHELDLVFLDVEMPYGNAFDLLDKVGDRTFETVFVTAYDHYAIDALNAHASYYLLKPISIDELIKAVDYVTEIKLQEERLQDQVLVPSSKQVQGKITIPLQSGFEVLAVDDILYCQADDNYTQIYLEKGKKLVSKTLKYFEDILAEQGFARIHKSYLVNVNAVVAYNKGKGGSVVLSNGKELLVSAAKKSALLSYFK, from the coding sequence ATGACCTTAAAAGCCATCATAGTAGAAGACGAGGAAACCAGTAGAGAGATCCTTAGGAATTACCTGAAAAAGTACTGCCCAACGGTGGAATTGGTCGGAGAAGCTGCCGGGATAGACGAGGGATTGACTCTGATCAGGAATCACGAGTTAGATCTGGTCTTTCTCGATGTGGAAATGCCCTATGGCAACGCCTTTGATCTTTTAGATAAGGTAGGTGACAGAACCTTTGAAACGGTCTTTGTTACGGCCTATGATCACTACGCCATCGATGCCTTGAATGCCCATGCTTCTTATTATTTATTAAAGCCGATCTCTATTGATGAACTTATCAAGGCGGTAGACTACGTTACCGAGATCAAACTGCAAGAGGAGCGTTTGCAAGATCAAGTCTTAGTCCCATCTTCAAAGCAAGTACAGGGCAAGATCACTATTCCTTTGCAATCGGGTTTTGAGGTTTTAGCGGTAGATGATATCCTATATTGTCAGGCCGATGACAATTACACCCAGATCTATTTGGAAAAGGGCAAGAAACTGGTCAGCAAGACACTCAAGTACTTTGAAGATATTTTGGCCGAACAAGGTTTTGCGCGTATCCACAAGTCCTATTTGGTCAATGTGAACGCCGTGGTAGCCTACAATAAAGGAAAGGGTGGTAGTGTAGTGCTAAGCAATGGCAAAGAACTATTGGTCTCTGCCGCAAAGAAGTCCGCACTCTTGTCTTATTTTAAATAA
- a CDS encoding histidine kinase, with protein sequence MSLAQVDSNSDGRTRLQPRETFILKGSIFDDELLEPISNANIEIAGGAYTTTDAAGDFSIRARVGDQLIVTSDAFETVYYEIQDDQSVRILVKKAPAAERSAVSKKKLSSRQQGYVNVFPKYMDSARMFLKQDAKKSIEFVTQALESTRDQRPTPAQNGIAFETLGDINDYWLQHDLAVENYKSSLRSLPKIAVEIKLARTYRNNKNHQESLQTYQQLLDKNLTNYQTVEVYEGLGDTYIAIGDLDNAVDNYQRGLQVAKDHLITPKITNLNSKIGEAYAAAGSPNIANDYFENSLELAADESEVRSAKEQSKVADFYNANRDFDKEIKLRTETLSMLDSLDLSVIKSEDDAAEDLTPQRQNYKIANALVAQDNYQAAIPYLEKSISQADASGDLVVQKDATRKLSEIYRDLGMTEKSASSYESYVAVVDELYRRKEQELSQAARFSRDIALKQNRITSLENERQLNESRYKLAFENQELIEKNNKVQKWIIASLVALALVLLAMAYFLNKGIRQQKYANNLLALKSLRTQMNPHFIFNALNSVNSFIANNDERTANKYLSDFSRLMRSVLENSEEDFIPLSKEIDLLSIYTKLEHFRFQDKFDYEIILDEKLKVDDFVIPPMLLQPYIENAVWHGLRYKETKGKLEIRFDQTDAETITITISDNGIGRQRSKALKTANQKKQQSKGMGNIKKRIQILNQMYKDKVDVTVSDLETDGSGTRVSLIVKKDK encoded by the coding sequence ATGAGCCTCGCTCAGGTCGATTCCAATAGCGATGGCAGAACGCGATTACAACCACGAGAGACCTTTATACTTAAAGGGAGCATCTTTGACGACGAATTGTTAGAGCCCATTAGCAATGCTAATATTGAAATTGCAGGAGGTGCATATACCACTACCGATGCTGCGGGCGATTTTAGCATTCGCGCGCGGGTGGGCGATCAATTAATAGTGACCAGCGATGCTTTTGAAACGGTTTACTACGAGATTCAGGATGATCAAAGTGTACGCATTTTAGTTAAAAAAGCCCCAGCTGCAGAACGCAGTGCCGTAAGCAAGAAAAAGCTCTCGTCTCGCCAACAAGGTTATGTCAATGTGTTTCCCAAGTATATGGATTCGGCCCGGATGTTTCTTAAACAAGATGCTAAAAAGAGTATCGAATTCGTGACACAAGCTTTAGAGTCCACAAGAGATCAACGCCCAACACCAGCTCAAAATGGAATTGCCTTTGAGACCTTAGGCGATATAAACGACTATTGGCTGCAACACGACCTGGCGGTAGAGAATTACAAGAGCAGTCTGCGTAGCTTACCAAAGATAGCCGTAGAGATCAAACTCGCTAGAACCTACCGAAATAACAAGAATCATCAAGAGAGTCTGCAGACCTATCAGCAGCTGTTGGACAAGAATTTGACCAATTATCAGACGGTAGAGGTCTACGAGGGTTTAGGAGACACCTATATTGCCATCGGGGATCTTGACAATGCAGTCGATAACTACCAGCGCGGTCTGCAAGTGGCCAAAGACCACTTGATCACTCCAAAGATCACTAATTTGAATTCCAAGATCGGAGAGGCCTATGCGGCGGCAGGTTCACCAAACATCGCTAATGATTATTTCGAAAATTCCTTGGAATTGGCTGCGGATGAGAGCGAAGTGCGATCGGCCAAGGAGCAGTCTAAGGTGGCAGATTTTTACAATGCCAACAGAGATTTTGATAAGGAGATCAAACTGCGTACAGAAACCTTGAGCATGCTCGATTCTTTGGATCTTTCTGTTATTAAATCCGAAGACGATGCAGCAGAGGATCTCACCCCACAAAGACAGAATTACAAAATTGCCAACGCTTTAGTGGCACAAGACAACTATCAGGCGGCCATACCGTATTTGGAAAAGAGTATCTCACAGGCAGATGCCAGTGGCGATCTTGTAGTGCAGAAAGATGCAACGCGAAAACTTTCGGAGATCTATCGCGATCTGGGGATGACCGAAAAGTCTGCTAGCAGTTACGAAAGCTACGTGGCTGTGGTAGATGAACTCTATCGCAGAAAAGAACAAGAGCTCTCTCAAGCGGCGCGTTTTAGCCGTGATATCGCCTTAAAGCAGAATCGGATCACCAGTTTGGAGAACGAACGTCAGCTCAACGAGTCCCGCTATAAATTGGCCTTTGAGAATCAGGAGTTGATAGAAAAGAATAACAAGGTGCAGAAGTGGATCATCGCTTCACTAGTAGCCTTGGCTCTGGTGCTTCTGGCCATGGCGTACTTTTTAAATAAAGGTATTCGTCAGCAAAAATACGCCAACAACCTCTTGGCCTTAAAGTCGCTGCGAACGCAGATGAATCCGCACTTTATTTTCAATGCGCTGAACTCGGTAAACAGTTTTATTGCCAACAATGACGAGCGGACAGCCAACAAATACCTTTCTGATTTTTCCAGACTGATGCGTTCTGTATTGGAGAACAGCGAAGAAGACTTTATTCCGCTTTCTAAAGAGATCGATCTGCTAAGTATCTACACCAAACTGGAGCATTTCAGATTCCAGGATAAATTCGATTACGAGATCATTTTAGACGAAAAGCTCAAGGTCGATGATTTTGTGATCCCACCCATGCTATTACAGCCATATATAGAAAATGCTGTCTGGCATGGCTTGCGATACAAAGAGACCAAGGGTAAACTAGAGATCCGCTTTGATCAAACAGATGCGGAAACCATTACTATAACCATTTCCGATAATGGAATTGGACGGCAAAGATCTAAGGCCTTAAAAACGGCCAATCAGAAGAAACAACAATCCAAGGGGATGGGGAACATTAAAAAACGCATCCAGATCCTGAATCAAATGTATAAAGACAAGGTAGACGTAACCGTTAGCGATCTGGAAACAGACGGCAGTGGAACCCGCGTGAGCCTAATTGTAAAGAAAGACAAATGA